From a single Litoribrevibacter albus genomic region:
- a CDS encoding glyceraldehyde 3-phosphate dehydrogenase NAD-binding domain-containing protein translates to MLRIAVNGYGRIGRGVVRALFENGYTDRIQLVAINELADLETVCYLTRYDSTHGRFPAQVSCRSDDGKDWLSIAGQDIRVFNQPDVAELNWSELNVDLVLECTGAFSDRATAEQHIENGAKQVLFSQPASSDVDATIVYGVNHQTLTGEEVIVSNASCTTNCVIPVLSVLDNAYGIKRGTITTIHSAMNDQPVIDAYHSDLRRTRSAGQSIIPVDTGLAAGIERVLPKFKDAFVALHMRVPTQNVSLMDLTLELNHKVTADEVNQLLKKASENGLSGVLGYTEEPHASIDFNHDVRSGIVDGTQTHVVGAAVDAVTGGTESSENQTTLDTQKDCSMVKLVVWFDNEWAFANRMLDTALVMAP, encoded by the coding sequence ATGCTAAGAATTGCGGTAAATGGTTATGGTCGAATAGGACGGGGCGTCGTACGTGCTTTGTTCGAAAATGGCTACACAGATCGAATTCAGTTAGTCGCAATTAACGAGCTGGCGGATCTGGAAACCGTTTGTTATCTGACCCGATACGACAGCACTCACGGGCGTTTCCCGGCGCAAGTCAGTTGTCGTTCAGACGATGGTAAAGACTGGTTGTCCATTGCGGGTCAGGATATTCGGGTATTTAATCAACCGGATGTGGCCGAACTCAACTGGTCTGAGTTGAATGTGGATTTGGTACTGGAATGTACCGGAGCCTTTTCAGATCGTGCTACCGCTGAGCAACATATTGAAAACGGTGCGAAGCAGGTATTGTTCTCGCAACCGGCGTCGTCGGATGTGGATGCCACCATCGTTTACGGTGTCAATCATCAGACTCTGACGGGCGAGGAAGTGATCGTTTCTAACGCTTCCTGTACGACCAATTGCGTAATTCCTGTGTTGTCGGTATTAGACAATGCCTACGGTATCAAGCGTGGCACTATTACTACCATTCATTCTGCGATGAATGATCAGCCTGTGATTGATGCTTACCACAGCGATTTACGTCGAACGCGCAGTGCCGGGCAGTCGATTATTCCTGTTGATACGGGGTTAGCTGCCGGGATTGAACGTGTGCTGCCGAAATTCAAAGATGCCTTTGTCGCGTTGCACATGCGTGTGCCGACTCAGAATGTATCCTTGATGGATTTAACCTTAGAGTTGAATCATAAAGTGACGGCTGATGAGGTAAATCAGTTGTTAAAAAAAGCCTCCGAAAATGGCTTGTCGGGCGTATTGGGCTATACCGAAGAACCTCATGCGTCGATTGATTTTAACCACGATGTTCGTTCAGGCATCGTAGACGGGACTCAAACTCATGTTGTTGGCGCTGCGGTTGATGCTGTGACCGGAGGCACTGAGTCTTCTGAAAATCAGACTACACTAGATACCCAAAAGGACTGCTCGATGGTGAAGCTGGTGGTCTGGTTTGATAATGAATGGGCGTTTGCCAATAGAATGTTGGATACAGCACTGGTGATGGCTCCATAA
- a CDS encoding phosphoglycerate kinase codes for MSVIRMTDLDLAGKRVLIREDLNVPVKDGKVTSDARIRASLPTIEHALNAGAKVIVMSHLGRPTEGEYAEEFSMQPVANYLAELLGRDVPVVKDFNNGIELNDGELVLLENVRFNKGEKKDEDELSKAYASLCDIFVMDAFGTAHRAQASTHGVAKFAPVACAGPLLSAELDALGKALDNPARPLIAIVGGSKVSTKLEVLESLSDICDQIIVGGGIANTFLAAAGKPVGKSLYEADLVSNAKALMEKVAIPVPTDVVCGKEFSESAEATLKAAEEVQDDDMIFDIGPDSAAALAEALKEAKTIIWNGPVGVFEFDQFGEGTKALSLAIADSEGFSIAGGGDTLAAVDKYEIADKVSYISTGGGAFLEFVEGKTLPAVAILEERAK; via the coding sequence ATGTCTGTAATTCGTATGACTGATTTGGACTTGGCGGGTAAGCGAGTTCTTATTCGTGAAGATCTAAACGTTCCTGTAAAAGACGGTAAAGTAACTTCAGATGCGCGTATCCGTGCTTCGTTGCCAACCATTGAACATGCCCTTAACGCAGGTGCAAAAGTCATCGTGATGTCTCATTTGGGTCGTCCGACCGAAGGTGAGTACGCTGAAGAGTTTTCTATGCAGCCAGTGGCTAACTACTTGGCTGAATTGCTGGGTCGTGATGTACCTGTCGTTAAAGATTTCAACAACGGTATTGAGTTGAACGACGGTGAGTTGGTGCTTCTTGAAAACGTTCGTTTCAACAAAGGCGAGAAGAAAGACGAAGATGAGCTGTCGAAAGCCTATGCATCTTTGTGTGATATCTTCGTGATGGACGCGTTTGGTACCGCGCACCGTGCACAAGCATCGACTCATGGTGTTGCCAAGTTTGCACCTGTGGCCTGTGCTGGTCCGCTTCTTTCTGCAGAATTGGATGCGCTGGGCAAAGCATTGGATAATCCTGCTCGTCCTTTGATTGCTATCGTGGGCGGTTCAAAAGTGTCGACTAAGCTGGAAGTACTTGAAAGCTTGTCTGATATCTGTGACCAAATCATCGTGGGTGGTGGTATTGCCAACACTTTCCTGGCAGCTGCAGGGAAGCCGGTTGGTAAGTCTCTGTATGAAGCAGACTTGGTATCAAACGCGAAAGCTTTGATGGAAAAAGTAGCTATTCCGGTACCAACCGATGTGGTGTGTGGTAAAGAATTCTCTGAATCTGCAGAAGCGACTTTGAAAGCGGCGGAAGAGGTTCAGGACGACGATATGATCTTCGACATTGGTCCGGATTCTGCTGCGGCATTGGCTGAGGCGTTGAAAGAAGCAAAAACCATCATCTGGAACGGCCCTGTAGGCGTATTCGAGTTTGATCAGTTTGGTGAAGGTACGAAAGCGCTTTCTCTTGCGATTGCTGATTCCGAAGGTTTCTCTATTGCTGGTGGCGGTGACACCTTGGCGGCTGTGGATAAGTATGAGATTGCAGACAAGGTGTCTTATATCTCAACCGGTGGTGGTGCTTTCCTTGAGTTTGTTGAAGGTAAGACACTTCCTGCGGTAGCGATTTTAGAAGAGCGCGCTAAATAA
- the fba gene encoding class II fructose-bisphosphate aldolase (catalyzes the reversible aldol condensation of dihydroxyacetonephosphate and glyceraldehyde 3-phosphate in the Calvin cycle, glycolysis, and/or gluconeogenesis), with protein MALISMRQMLDHAAEFGYGVPAFNVNNLEQMRAIMIAADKTDSPVIVQASAGARKYAGAPFLRHLILAAIEEFPHIPVCMHQDHGTSPAVCQRSIQLGFSSVMMDGSLGEDGKTPTSYEYNVDVTKRTVDMAHACGVSVEGELGCLGSLETGEAGEEDGIGAVGKLTHDQMLTDPEEAADFVKKTGVDALAIACGTSHGAYKFTRPPTGDILAIDRIKEIHKRIPDTHLVMHGSSSVPQEWLAVINEFGGEIPETYGVPVEQIVEGIKHGVRKVNIDTDLRLASTGAIRRFLANNTSEFDPRKYLAVSVEAMSDICIARYEAFGTAGNASKIKPISLDDMFVKYEAGELAPKIG; from the coding sequence ATGGCACTTATTTCAATGCGCCAAATGTTGGATCACGCAGCCGAATTTGGTTATGGCGTTCCTGCATTTAACGTAAACAACCTTGAGCAAATGCGCGCGATTATGATAGCGGCAGACAAGACCGATTCTCCTGTAATCGTTCAGGCGTCTGCGGGTGCCCGTAAGTACGCGGGTGCGCCTTTCTTACGTCACTTGATCTTGGCGGCAATTGAAGAGTTTCCTCACATTCCTGTGTGTATGCACCAGGATCACGGTACTTCGCCAGCAGTATGTCAGCGTTCTATCCAGTTGGGCTTCTCATCAGTAATGATGGACGGTTCTTTGGGCGAAGACGGTAAGACACCAACTTCTTACGAGTACAATGTTGATGTGACTAAGCGCACCGTTGATATGGCGCATGCGTGCGGTGTATCGGTTGAAGGTGAGTTGGGCTGCCTGGGTTCTTTGGAAACGGGTGAAGCGGGTGAAGAAGACGGTATCGGTGCAGTAGGTAAACTGACGCACGATCAGATGCTGACTGACCCAGAAGAAGCGGCAGACTTTGTTAAGAAAACCGGGGTAGATGCATTGGCTATTGCTTGTGGTACATCACACGGTGCCTACAAGTTTACTCGTCCACCGACCGGTGACATTTTGGCGATCGACCGTATTAAAGAAATTCACAAGCGTATTCCTGATACTCACTTGGTAATGCACGGTTCGTCTTCGGTACCACAAGAGTGGTTGGCTGTGATTAACGAATTCGGTGGCGAGATTCCTGAAACTTACGGTGTGCCGGTTGAGCAGATCGTTGAAGGTATCAAGCACGGTGTTCGTAAAGTAAACATTGATACAGACTTGCGTTTGGCATCAACTGGTGCAATTCGTCGTTTCCTAGCGAACAACACCAGCGAGTTTGATCCTCGTAAGTATTTGGCTGTGTCTGTTGAAGCGATGTCAGATATCTGTATCGCGCGTTATGAAGCGTTCGGTACCGCAGGTAATGCCTCTAAGATCAAGCCAATCTCTTTGGATGATATGTTCGTTAAATACGAAGCAGGCGAGCTTGCTCCTAAGATTGGTTAA
- the nosR gene encoding transcriptional regulator NosR, producing the protein MSNGKVNSGSASFWMLLCGLFFALIASSGWAGGLTVSPAKPPEPFIKETFPNATDYGVKAGEPLAWTIKQNDDVLGYAFETNDIAPIPAYSGEPVNVLVMIDPEGKIISAKVLEHHEPILLVGIPEQKLQIFTDQYQGLAVSDTVKIGGLQEDNVVHVDGLSGATVTVMVENLAIMRAAKKVAKAKGIIDFDEASATAMATIKQDIYQQSDWVTLTGDGSIRRLALNNQQVEDSFAGTEAANDTALSPEEANASFIDLYYTLLDIPTIGRSLLGDSEFQWLVDTLKPGEHAIGLMGNGFSFKGSGYVRGGIFDRIQIHQGDNVFSFRDLDHYRINDLYAEGTPYFKEMSIFIVREHHDFNPGADWQVELLVRRQTGPVDSLFSSFKADYLPLDKYVDRPEPIAEESLEDQPLWKQVWAEKETSVIILITSMVLLTLVIFFQDWLVRFPNFLHQFRRVFLIYTVGFIGWYSMGQISVVNVFTFTQSLMGDFHWETFLLDPVIFCMWVFVAVTILLWGRGIFCGWMCPFGALQELAGELAEKLKIPQYVVPFALHERLWAVKYLILLALFGLSLESLQTAEQYAEVEPFKTVFLLRFDRDWPFITYALILLVISLFSRKVYCRYICPLGAALAIPSGVRLFDWLKRRKDCGQPCQLCAVECEIGAIEKNGEINLRECHHCLDCQVTYWNDDKCPPLVNKKRKRMKKSASANTSAVTNVDPNTVKAEPVRIIEPN; encoded by the coding sequence ATGAGTAACGGGAAAGTAAATTCAGGCAGTGCATCTTTTTGGATGCTGTTATGTGGTCTTTTTTTCGCCCTGATTGCGTCCTCGGGTTGGGCCGGAGGTTTGACTGTCAGCCCTGCCAAACCGCCCGAGCCGTTCATTAAAGAAACCTTTCCGAATGCTACGGATTACGGAGTCAAGGCAGGTGAGCCTCTCGCCTGGACCATCAAACAAAATGATGATGTTTTGGGGTATGCCTTCGAAACCAACGACATCGCGCCTATTCCTGCCTATTCTGGCGAGCCTGTTAATGTGTTGGTGATGATTGACCCGGAAGGGAAGATCATTTCGGCCAAAGTACTTGAGCATCATGAGCCTATCTTGTTGGTGGGGATTCCAGAGCAAAAACTTCAGATCTTCACCGATCAATATCAAGGACTCGCCGTTTCCGATACGGTCAAAATCGGTGGCCTGCAGGAAGATAATGTCGTTCATGTTGATGGTTTGTCCGGCGCAACCGTTACTGTGATGGTTGAAAACCTGGCGATCATGCGTGCAGCGAAGAAAGTCGCCAAAGCGAAAGGCATCATTGATTTTGATGAAGCCTCTGCGACAGCAATGGCCACCATCAAACAAGACATCTATCAGCAAAGCGATTGGGTAACTTTGACCGGCGACGGGTCTATTCGTCGTTTGGCGTTGAACAATCAGCAGGTAGAAGATTCGTTTGCAGGCACCGAGGCTGCGAATGACACAGCTTTGTCTCCAGAGGAGGCGAATGCGTCCTTTATTGATCTTTATTACACCTTACTGGATATTCCGACCATTGGCCGTTCCTTGTTGGGCGACAGTGAATTCCAGTGGCTGGTTGATACTTTGAAGCCGGGTGAGCATGCCATTGGTTTGATGGGGAATGGTTTTTCCTTCAAAGGCTCTGGCTATGTTCGTGGCGGTATCTTTGATCGCATTCAGATTCACCAGGGCGATAATGTCTTTAGTTTCCGGGATCTGGACCACTATCGAATCAACGATCTCTACGCTGAGGGCACCCCTTACTTTAAGGAAATGTCGATCTTCATCGTTCGCGAGCATCATGACTTTAATCCTGGTGCCGATTGGCAGGTCGAGCTGTTGGTGCGCCGTCAGACCGGGCCGGTGGACAGCTTATTCAGCAGCTTTAAAGCCGATTACTTGCCATTGGATAAGTATGTAGACCGTCCTGAACCGATCGCGGAAGAAAGCCTTGAAGATCAACCGCTTTGGAAACAAGTCTGGGCCGAGAAAGAAACGTCCGTGATCATTTTGATTACCAGCATGGTGTTGTTGACCTTGGTGATTTTCTTCCAGGACTGGCTGGTTCGTTTCCCGAATTTCCTACACCAATTCCGTCGAGTGTTCCTGATTTATACCGTGGGCTTTATCGGTTGGTACTCTATGGGGCAGATCTCGGTGGTGAATGTCTTTACTTTCACTCAATCACTGATGGGCGATTTCCACTGGGAGACCTTCCTGCTTGATCCGGTGATCTTCTGCATGTGGGTGTTTGTCGCGGTGACCATTCTGTTGTGGGGGCGTGGCATCTTCTGTGGCTGGATGTGTCCGTTCGGCGCGCTTCAGGAGCTGGCAGGTGAGTTGGCCGAGAAACTGAAAATTCCTCAATACGTGGTGCCGTTTGCGTTGCACGAACGCTTGTGGGCGGTGAAGTATCTGATCTTGTTGGCACTGTTTGGTCTGTCGTTAGAGTCTCTTCAAACGGCTGAACAGTACGCCGAAGTGGAACCGTTCAAAACCGTCTTCTTGCTGCGTTTCGATCGTGACTGGCCGTTCATAACCTACGCCTTAATTTTACTCGTGATTTCTCTGTTCAGTCGCAAAGTCTACTGTCGTTATATTTGCCCACTGGGAGCGGCATTAGCCATTCCATCCGGTGTGCGTTTGTTCGACTGGTTGAAGCGTCGCAAAGATTGCGGTCAGCCATGTCAGTTGTGTGCCGTGGAATGTGAGATCGGCGCCATTGAGAAGAACGGTGAAATTAACTTGCGTGAATGTCACCACTGTCTGGATTGTCAGGTGACGTACTGGAATGACGATAAATGTCCGCCATTGGTGAACAAGAAACGTAAACGCATGAAGAAATCCGCATCGGCAAACACCAGCGCGGTAACCAATGTAGATCCGAATACCGTGAAAGCAGAGCCAGTCAGGATCATTGAGCCTAATTGA
- the nosZ gene encoding TAT-dependent nitrous-oxide reductase: MDKHQSEVTNGAQHEEPSKEGMSRRSFLGAGALAGAAGAVAAPMTAAMFAATAKAQAAEIKNSPFVHPGDLDEYYGFWSGGHSGEVRIMGIPSMRELMRIPVFNVDSATGWGLTNESKRIKGESAHLLAGDSHHPHMSMTDGRYNGKYVFINDKANTRVARIRCDVMKTDKMITVPNCQAIHGLRVQKVPYTKYVICNGEFEVPIVNDGKASLEDVSQYRSLFNVIDAENMEVAFQVMVDGNLDNTDADYDGKYFASTCYNSEMGMNLGEMIASERDHVVVFNLARCEAAVKAGKFKTYNGNNVPVLDGTKGSDLTRYIPVPKSPHGMNTSPSGKYFVANGKLSPTVSVIAIDKLDALFADKIKPRDTIVAEPELGLGPLHTAFDNKGNAYTTLFLDSQIAKWNVEDAIRAYKGEKVNYIRQKLDVHYQPGHNHTSAGETRDADGKWLISLCKFSKDRFLPVGPLRPENDQLIDISGDEMKLVHDGPTYAEPHDCMIVHRSKLKPKKLWTRDDPIFAETVEMAKADGVNLEVDNKVIRDGNKVRVYMTSIAPNYGMTEFKVKLGDEVTVVVTNLDQVEDVTHGFCMTNHGVQMEIGPQATSSVTFIADKPGVQWYYCNWFCHALHMEMRGRMLVEA; this comes from the coding sequence ATGGATAAGCATCAAAGTGAAGTAACAAATGGCGCTCAACATGAAGAGCCATCAAAAGAGGGCATGAGCCGTCGTAGTTTTCTGGGGGCCGGTGCCCTAGCCGGTGCAGCAGGGGCTGTAGCCGCGCCAATGACGGCCGCTATGTTTGCAGCAACCGCAAAAGCGCAAGCGGCTGAGATCAAGAACTCACCTTTCGTGCATCCAGGTGATTTGGATGAGTACTACGGTTTCTGGAGTGGTGGTCACTCTGGTGAAGTACGCATCATGGGTATCCCGTCCATGCGTGAATTAATGCGTATTCCTGTGTTTAACGTAGACAGTGCAACCGGTTGGGGACTGACCAACGAAAGTAAACGCATTAAAGGTGAAAGCGCGCACTTGTTGGCTGGCGACTCTCACCACCCTCACATGTCGATGACGGATGGTCGCTACAACGGTAAGTATGTGTTCATCAACGATAAAGCGAATACACGTGTTGCCCGTATCCGTTGTGATGTGATGAAAACCGACAAGATGATCACTGTTCCAAACTGTCAGGCGATTCACGGTTTGCGCGTACAGAAAGTGCCATACACTAAGTATGTGATCTGTAATGGTGAGTTTGAGGTGCCTATCGTTAACGACGGTAAGGCGTCTCTGGAAGATGTGTCGCAGTATCGTTCTTTGTTCAATGTGATTGATGCAGAGAACATGGAAGTGGCATTCCAGGTGATGGTAGACGGTAACCTGGATAACACTGATGCCGATTACGATGGTAAGTATTTTGCTTCTACCTGCTATAACTCTGAAATGGGTATGAACCTGGGTGAAATGATCGCCAGTGAACGTGACCATGTGGTGGTATTCAACCTGGCGCGCTGTGAAGCGGCAGTGAAAGCAGGTAAGTTCAAAACCTATAACGGTAATAATGTTCCTGTATTGGATGGTACCAAAGGGTCTGATCTGACTCGTTATATCCCTGTGCCTAAATCTCCACACGGTATGAACACTTCTCCAAGTGGTAAGTACTTTGTGGCAAATGGTAAGTTGTCTCCAACCGTATCTGTGATTGCGATTGATAAGTTGGATGCTCTCTTTGCCGATAAGATCAAACCACGTGACACTATCGTGGCTGAGCCAGAATTGGGCTTAGGGCCTTTGCATACAGCGTTCGATAATAAAGGTAATGCTTACACCACCTTGTTCCTTGACAGCCAGATTGCTAAGTGGAACGTAGAAGATGCGATCCGTGCGTATAAAGGTGAGAAAGTAAATTACATCCGTCAAAAACTGGATGTGCATTATCAGCCGGGTCATAACCACACGTCTGCCGGTGAAACCCGTGATGCCGATGGTAAATGGTTGATCTCACTTTGTAAGTTCTCAAAAGACCGCTTCTTGCCTGTGGGTCCATTACGTCCAGAGAACGATCAGTTGATCGATATTTCCGGCGACGAAATGAAGCTGGTGCACGATGGTCCAACTTATGCGGAACCACACGATTGTATGATCGTACACCGCAGTAAGTTGAAGCCTAAGAAACTATGGACTCGAGATGATCCGATTTTTGCTGAGACCGTGGAAATGGCGAAGGCCGATGGCGTCAACCTGGAAGTGGACAACAAGGTTATTCGAGACGGTAATAAGGTTCGTGTCTACATGACATCCATCGCACCTAACTATGGTATGACCGAGTTTAAGGTGAAGCTGGGTGATGAAGTGACCGTTGTGGTAACTAACCTGGATCAGGTGGAAGACGTAACGCACGGTTTCTGTATGACCAACCATGGTGTACAAATGGAAATCGGGCCTCAGGCGACTTCTTCTGTGACCTTCATTGCCGATAAACCAGGGGTTCAGTGGTACTACTGTAACTGGTTCTGCCATGCGCTTCATATGGAGATGCGTGGGCGGATGCTGGTAGAAGCGTAA
- a CDS encoding nitrous oxide reductase family maturation protein NosD — MQRAMRLVFHLMMLSLWFVVSPLQAKDWNVTPAQNLQAVLDQAQNEDRVLLEDGLYLGNYTISTSIALEGSGEAVIDAQGQGHAVLVLAENVTLKNLTIKNWGDDLTEQNSGIYSERDSNGLVIENNYLEGSGFGIWLQRGSGSKVINNRVVGNTALRSADRGNGIQLSSMKDSQVTGNEVSKTRDGLYVINSQGNVLEKNVMHDLRYGIHYMYSYSNKILNNYAYSTRAGYAMMNSRYLEIRGNITENSEDYGFLMNYIIYSTIDGNVIKNVWTKPENKVLGRDGKALFIYNSGYNTISNNYIERAEIGIHLTAGSENVKVFGNSFIENPVQVKYVSNRTQEWSQDGKGNYWSNYRGWDMDGNGYGDVAFEPNDSVDKLFWKYPEAKMLMDSPAVLLLRWVQQQFPVLKSTGVKDSFPMMSPGNDPTVFKTETNNLLAGDHR; from the coding sequence ATGCAGCGTGCAATGCGGTTAGTATTCCATCTGATGATGTTGTCTTTATGGTTTGTGGTCTCACCACTGCAGGCTAAAGACTGGAATGTCACGCCTGCACAAAATCTGCAAGCCGTTCTGGATCAAGCGCAGAACGAAGACAGGGTACTACTCGAAGACGGTCTCTATTTAGGGAATTATACGATCTCGACCAGTATTGCGTTAGAAGGTTCTGGCGAAGCCGTTATTGATGCGCAAGGACAGGGTCATGCTGTGTTGGTGCTGGCGGAAAATGTCACGCTTAAAAACTTAACCATCAAAAATTGGGGTGATGATTTAACCGAGCAAAATTCCGGTATTTATTCAGAGCGGGACTCCAACGGGCTGGTGATTGAAAATAATTATCTGGAAGGCAGTGGTTTTGGCATTTGGCTGCAAAGAGGCAGTGGCAGTAAAGTCATTAATAACAGAGTCGTAGGTAATACAGCGTTGCGATCTGCCGACAGAGGCAATGGCATTCAGTTGTCGAGCATGAAAGACAGTCAGGTTACGGGCAATGAAGTCAGTAAAACCCGTGATGGGCTGTATGTCATCAACAGCCAGGGGAATGTGTTAGAAAAAAATGTGATGCACGATTTGCGCTATGGCATTCACTACATGTATTCCTACAGCAACAAAATTCTTAACAATTATGCGTACAGTACCCGAGCCGGGTACGCGATGATGAATTCCCGATACCTAGAAATCCGTGGCAACATCACTGAGAACAGTGAGGACTATGGTTTCTTGATGAACTACATCATTTATTCCACCATCGATGGTAATGTCATTAAGAACGTCTGGACCAAGCCTGAGAACAAAGTCCTTGGGCGAGATGGCAAAGCTTTGTTCATCTACAACTCAGGCTATAACACCATCAGCAATAACTACATCGAACGCGCAGAGATTGGTATTCATCTCACTGCGGGTTCTGAGAATGTCAAAGTCTTCGGAAATAGCTTTATTGAAAATCCGGTTCAGGTGAAATATGTCTCGAATCGGACACAGGAATGGAGTCAGGATGGTAAAGGCAATTACTGGAGTAATTATCGCGGGTGGGACATGGATGGTAATGGCTATGGTGACGTGGCCTTTGAGCCCAATGACAGTGTCGATAAGTTATTCTGGAAGTACCCGGAAGCCAAGATGTTGATGGACAGCCCCGCAGTGTTGTTGTTGCGTTGGGTGCAGCAGCAGTTTCCCGTGTTGAAATCCACCGGCGTGAAAGATTCCTTTCCTATGATGTCACCGGGGAATGACCCTACGGTGTTTAAAACAGAGACGAATAACTTACTGGCAGGAGATCATCGATGA
- a CDS encoding ABC transporter ATP-binding protein encodes MNDAVVELQQVSKYYRSVQALHPLTFSLPAGEALGLFGHNGAGKSTLMKLILGVLAPTSGQVLALGHCPRSNGAHEYRRQFGYLPENVSFYDQLTGREVLHYFAKLKGHTKGHADSLLDEVNLAHAADRQVKTYSKGMRQRLGLAQAFLGSPKLLILDEPTVGLDPVATREFYQTVDRLKTSGCAVILCSHVLPGIEGHIDRAMILSKGRKLALGTLDELRAEAALPTEVMVSGVSQSEIKSLLNGHLKDSTWLADSEGRERFTVTADHKLDVMKRLLAQEQVQDLQLKQPSLEDLYHFYLSGGVAGMTSDVAMAEVER; translated from the coding sequence ATGAACGATGCAGTCGTAGAACTTCAACAGGTAAGTAAGTACTACCGTAGCGTGCAGGCCTTACATCCGTTGACCTTTTCTTTACCTGCTGGTGAAGCCTTAGGGCTATTTGGTCATAACGGCGCCGGTAAAAGTACCTTGATGAAACTGATTCTTGGTGTGTTAGCCCCGACTTCGGGTCAGGTTTTGGCGTTGGGACATTGTCCTCGCTCCAATGGCGCACACGAATATCGTCGCCAGTTTGGTTACTTACCGGAAAATGTCAGCTTCTACGATCAGTTAACCGGTCGGGAAGTGCTTCATTATTTTGCCAAGTTGAAAGGTCATACCAAGGGTCATGCCGACAGCTTGTTGGACGAAGTGAATCTGGCTCACGCTGCTGATCGTCAGGTGAAAACCTATTCGAAAGGGATGCGTCAGCGGTTAGGTTTGGCGCAAGCGTTTCTGGGCAGTCCAAAGTTATTGATATTGGATGAGCCAACGGTGGGGCTTGATCCGGTGGCAACGCGTGAGTTCTATCAAACGGTGGATCGCCTCAAGACCTCGGGCTGTGCAGTCATTCTTTGTTCGCACGTACTGCCTGGCATCGAAGGGCATATCGACCGGGCGATGATTCTCAGCAAAGGACGCAAATTGGCTTTGGGAACACTGGATGAGCTGAGAGCGGAAGCGGCGCTTCCGACGGAAGTGATGGTTTCCGGCGTGTCTCAGAGTGAAATTAAAAGTTTGTTGAATGGCCATCTCAAGGATTCTACCTGGTTGGCGGATTCAGAGGGCAGAGAGCGTTTTACTGTAACCGCAGACCATAAACTGGATGTGATGAAGCGTCTATTGGCCCAGGAGCAAGTGCAGGATCTGCAACTCAAACAACCGTCGTTGGAAGATTTGTATCATTTCTACTTATCGGGTGGGGTGGCTGGTATGACATCTGACGTAGCTATGGCGGAGGTTGAGCGATGA
- a CDS encoding ABC transporter permease codes for MNKILIVAQKEFRDGIRNRWAISIAVVFVLLSLGLAYFGSATAGVLGFSSLESTLVSLGSLCVMLVPLIALMLAYNSFVGELEQGTLLLLLTYPLSHNQLLLGKFMGQAAILSAAALVGFGIPAVVISIMSDVNVAEVLLAFSAFIVAASVLGWVFIALAYVISLCVAEKSKAAGLALVVWFLFVLVFDLMLMALLVASEGDINQTWVPYLLWFNPTDVFRIFVYMIVGSTNLTGVLSIADQGSNGIVHLSVVMLSWVALPLLLSAWILKRKELS; via the coding sequence ATGAATAAGATATTGATTGTGGCTCAAAAAGAATTTCGAGATGGCATTCGCAATCGCTGGGCGATCTCCATTGCAGTGGTGTTTGTGTTGCTTTCTTTGGGCTTGGCCTATTTCGGTTCGGCAACCGCTGGGGTGCTAGGTTTTTCTTCCTTGGAATCAACGCTGGTGAGTCTTGGTAGCCTGTGTGTGATGTTAGTGCCTTTGATTGCATTGATGTTGGCTTATAACAGTTTTGTGGGGGAGTTGGAGCAGGGTACTTTGCTGTTATTGCTGACCTATCCGCTCAGTCATAACCAATTGTTGTTAGGCAAATTTATGGGGCAGGCGGCGATTCTCAGTGCGGCGGCATTGGTCGGGTTTGGTATTCCGGCGGTGGTGATTTCAATCATGAGTGATGTGAACGTCGCTGAAGTGCTGTTGGCCTTTAGCGCCTTTATTGTTGCGGCAAGTGTTCTTGGCTGGGTATTTATTGCCTTGGCCTATGTGATCAGCTTGTGTGTGGCGGAAAAGTCGAAAGCGGCTGGCTTGGCATTAGTGGTTTGGTTCTTGTTTGTCTTGGTGTTTGATTTGATGTTGATGGCGTTGCTGGTGGCCAGTGAGGGCGATATCAATCAAACCTGGGTACCTTATCTGTTGTGGTTCAATCCAACCGATGTGTTTCGTATTTTTGTCTATATGATTGTTGGAAGTACTAATTTGACCGGCGTGTTAAGCATTGCCGATCAGGGTTCAAACGGTATTGTTCATTTGAGTGTTGTGATGTTGAGCTGGGTGGCGCTGCCATTACTCTTGTCTGCATGGATCCTAAAACGCAAGGAGTTATCGTAA